From Pan troglodytes isolate AG18354 chromosome 11, NHGRI_mPanTro3-v2.0_pri, whole genome shotgun sequence, the proteins below share one genomic window:
- the GOLGA2 gene encoding golgin subfamily A member 2 isoform X3, translated as MWPQPRLPPRPAMSEETRQSKLAAAKKKLREYQQRNSPGVPTGAKKKKKIKNGSNPETATSGGCHSPEDIQDILKVLVSDLNRSNGVALPPLDKWKTPKDNAATLQPSDDTVLPGGVPSPGASLTSMAASQNHDADNVPNLMDETKTFSSTESLRQLSQQLNGLVCESATCVNGEGPASSANLKDLEKQQNQEITDQLEEEKKECHQKQGALREQLQVHIQTIGILVSEKAELQTALAHTQHAARQKEGESEDLASRLQYSRRRVGELERALSAVSTQQKKADRYNKELTKERDALRLELYKNTQSNEDLKQEKSELEEKLRVLVTEKAGMQLNLEELQKKLEMTELLLQQFSSRCEAPDANQQLQQAMEERAQLEAHLGQVMESVRQLQMERDKYAENLKGESAMWRQRMQQMSEQVHTLREEKECSMSRVQELETSLAELRNQMAEPPPPEPPAGPSEVEQQLQAEAEHLRKELEGLAGQLQAQVQDNEGLSRLNREQEERLLELERAAELWGEQAEARRQILETMQNDRTTISRALSQNRELKEQLAELQSGFVKLTNENMEITSALQSEQHVKRELGKKLGELQEKLSELKETVELKSQEAQSLQQQRDQYLGHLQQYVAAYQQQVATYQQLTSEKEVLHNQLLLQTQLVDQLQQQEAQGKAVAEMARQELQETQERLEAVTQQNQQLRAQLSLMAHPGEGDGLDREEEEDEEEEEAVAVPQPMPSIPEDLESREAMVAFFNSAVASAEEEQARLRGQLKEQRVRCRRLAHLLASAQKEPEAAAPAPGTGDDSVCGETHRALQGAMEKLQSRFMELMQEKADLKERVEELEHRCIQLSGETDTIGEYIALYQSQRAVLKERHREKEEYISRLAQDKEEMKVKLLELQELVLRLVGDRNEWHGRFLAAAQDPADEPASGAPAPQELGAANQQGDLCEVSLAGSVEPAQGEAREGSPRDNPTAQQIMQLLREMQNPRERPGLGSNPCIPFFYRADENDEVKITVI; from the exons ATGTGGCCCCAACCCCGCCTCCCTCCCCGCCCCGCGATGTCGGAAGAAACCCGACAGAGCAAATTGGCCGCAGCGAAGAAAAAG TTGAGAGAATATCAGCAGAGGAATAGCCCTGGTGTTCCTACAGGAgcgaaaaagaagaagaaaataaaaaatggcagtAACCCTGAGACAGCCACTTCTGGTGGTTGCCACTCACCTGAGGAT ATTCAGGACATTCTGAAGGTGCTGGTGTCCGACCTTAACCGTTCCAATGGGGTAGCGCTCCCCCCATTGGACAAGTGGAAG ACACCCAAGGACAATGCTGCTactctacaaccatctgatgaCACCGTGTTACCTGGCGGTGTCCCTTCCCCTGGTGCCAGTCTCACTAGCATGGCGGCATCTCAG AATCATGATGCTGACAATGTCCCTAATCTCATGGATGAAACCAA GACTTTCTCATCAACCGAGAGCCTGCGACAACTCTCCCAACAGCTCAATGGTCTTGTTTGTGAG TCTGCAACATGTGTCAATGGGGAGGGCCCTGCATCGTCTGCTAACCTGAAGGATCTGGAG AAACAACAGAACCAAGAAATTACGGATCAGTTGGAAGAA gaaaagaaagaatgccACCAAAAGCAGGGAGCCCTAAGGGAGCAGTTACAG GTTCACATTCAGACCATAGGGATCCTCGTATCAGAGAAAGCTGAGTTACAGACAGCCCTGGCTCACACTCAGCATGCTGCCAGGCAGAAAGAAG GAGAGTCCGAAGATCTGGCCAGCCGCCTGCAGTATTCCCGGCGGCGTGTGGGAGAGTTGGAGCGGGCTCTCTCTGCTGTCTCCACGCAGCAGAAGAAGGCAGACAGG TACAACAAGGAGTTAACCAAAGAGAGAGACGCCCTCAGGCTGGAGTTATACAAGAACAC CCAAAGCAATGAGGACCTGAAGCAAGAGAAATCAGAATTGGAAGAGAAGCTTCGGGTCCTAGTGACTGAGAAGGCTGGCATGCAGCTTAACTTGGAAGAATTGCAAAAGAAGTTAGAGATGACGGAACTCCTGCTTCAACAG TTTTCAAGCCGGTGTGAAGCCCCTGATGCTAACCAGCAGTTACAGCAGGCCATGGAGGAGCGGGCACAGCTGGAAGCACACCTGGGGCAG gtAATGGAGTCGGTTAGACAACTACAAATGGAGAGAGATAAATATGCGGAGAATCTCAAAGGAGAGAGCGCCATGTGGCGGCAGAGGATGCAGCAGATGTCAGAGCAG GTGCACACATTGAGAGAGGAGAAGGAATGTAGCATGAGTCGGGTACAGGAGCTGGAGACGAGCTTGGCTGAACTGAGGAACCAGATGG CTGAACCCCCGCCCCCAGAGCCCCCAGCAGGGCCCTCCGAGGTGGAGCAGCAGCTACAAGCGGAGGCTGAGCACCTGCGGAAGGAGCTGGAGGGTCTGGCAGGACAGCTTCAAGCCCAGGTGCAAGACAATGAGGGCCTGAGTCGCCTGAACCGGGAGCAGGAGGAGAGGCTGCTGGAGCTGGAGCGGGCGGCCGAGCTCTGGGGGGAGCAGGCGGAGGCGCGCAGGCAAATCCTGGAGACCATGCAGAACGACCGCACTACCATCAGCCGCGCACTCTCCCAGAACCGGGAGCTCAAGGAGCAGCTGGCTGAGCTGCAGAGCGGATTCGTAAAGCTG ACTAATGAGAACATGGAGATCACCAGCGCACTGCAGTCGGAGCAGCACGTCAAGAGGGAGCTGGGAAAGAAGCTGGGCGAGCTGCAGGAGAAGCTGAGCGAGCTGAAGGAAACG GTGGAGCTGAAGAGCCAAGAGGCTCAAAGTCTGCAGCAGCAGCGAGACCAGTACCTGGGACACCTGCAGCAGTATGTGGCCGCCTATCAGCAGCAGGTGGCCACCTATCAGCAGCTGACCTCTGAGAAGGAGGTGCTGCATAATCAGCTACTGCTGCAGACCCAGCTCGTGGACCAGCTGCAGCAGCAGGAAGCTCAGGGCAAAGCGGTGGCCGAGATGGCCCGCCAAGAGTTGCAGGAAACCCAG GAGCGCCTGGAAGCTGTCACCCAGCAGAATCAGCAGCTACGGGCCCAGTTGAGCCTCATGGCTCACCCTGGGGAAG GAGATGGACTGGaccgggaggaggaggaggatgaggaggaggaggaggcggtggCAGTGCCTCAGCCCATGCCAAGCATCCCGGAGGACCTGGAGAGCCGGGAAGCCATG GTGGCATTTTTCAACTCAGCTGTAGCCAGTGCCGAGGAGGAGCAGGCAAGGCTACGTGGGCAGCTGAAGGAGCAAAGGGTGCGCTGCCGGCGCCTGGCTCACCTGCTGGCCTCGGCCCAGAAGGAGCCTgaggcagcagccccagccccagggacCGGGGATGATTCTGTGTGTGGGGAGACCCACCGGGCCCTGCAGGGGGCcatggagaagctgcag AGCCGCTTTATGGAGCTCATGCAGGAGAAGGCAGACCTGAAGGAGAGGGTAGAGGAACTGGAACATCGCTGCATCCAGCTTTCTGGAGAGACAGACACCATTG GAGAGTACATTGCACTGTACCAGAGCCAGAGAGCAGTGCTGAAGGAGCGGCACCGGGAGAAGGAGGAGTACATCAGCAGGCTGGCCCAAGACAAGGAGGAGATGAAG GTGAAGCTGCTGGAGCTGCAGGAGCTGGTCTTACGGCTTGTGGGCGACCGCAACGAGTGGCATGGCAGATTCCTGGCAGCTGCCCAGGACCCTGCTGATGAGCCCGCTTCAGGGGCCCCAGCCCCCCAGGAACTTGGGGCTGCCAACCAGCAGGGTG ATCTTTGCGAGGTGAGCCTCGCCGGCAGTGTGGAGCCTGCCCaaggagaggccagggagggtTCTCCCCGTGACAACCCCACTGCACAGCAGATCATGCAGCTGCTTCGTGAGATGCAGAACCCCCGGGAGCGCCCAGGCTTGGGCAGCAACCcctgcattccttttttttaCCGGGCTGACGAGAATGATGAGGTGAAGATCACTGTCATCTAA
- the GOLGA2 gene encoding golgin subfamily A member 2 isoform X6 — translation MWPQPRLPPRPAMSEETRQSKLAAAKKKLREYQQRNSPGVPTGAKKKKKIKNGSNPETATSGGCHSPEDTPKDNAATLQPSDDTVLPGGVPSPGASLTSMAASQNHDADNVPNLMDETKTFSSTESLRQLSQQLNGLVCESATCVNGEGPASSANLKDLEEKKECHQKQGALREQLQVHIQTIGILVSEKAELQTALAHTQHAARQKEGESEDLASRLQYSRRRVGELERALSAVSTQQKKADRYNKELTKERDALRLELYKNTQSNEDLKQEKSELEEKLRVLVTEKAGMQLNLEELQKKLEMTELLLQQFSSRCEAPDANQQLQQAMEERAQLEAHLGQVMESVRQLQMERDKYAENLKGESAMWRQRMQQMSEQVHTLREEKECSMSRVQELETSLAELRNQMAEPPPPEPPAGPSEVEQQLQAEAEHLRKELEGLAGQLQAQVQDNEGLSRLNREQEERLLELERAAELWGEQAEARRQILETMQNDRTTISRALSQNRELKEQLAELQSGFVKLTNENMEITSALQSEQHVKRELGKKLGELQEKLSELKETVELKSQEAQSLQQQRDQYLGHLQQYVAAYQQQVATYQQLTSEKEVLHNQLLLQTQLVDQLQQQEAQGKAVAEMARQELQETQERLEAVTQQNQQLRAQLSLMAHPGEGDGLDREEEEDEEEEEAVAVPQPMPSIPEDLESREAMVAFFNSAVASAEEEQARLRGQLKEQRVRCRRLAHLLASAQKEPEAAAPAPGTGDDSVCGETHRALQGAMEKLQSRFMELMQEKADLKERVEELEHRCIQLSGETDTIGEYIALYQSQRAVLKERHREKEEYISRLAQDKEEMKVKLLELQELVLRLVGDRNEWHGRFLAAAQDPADEPASGAPAPQELGAANQQGDLCEVSLAGSVEPAQGEAREGSPRDNPTAQQIMQLLREMQNPRERPGLGSNPCIPFFYRADENDEVKITVI, via the exons ATGTGGCCCCAACCCCGCCTCCCTCCCCGCCCCGCGATGTCGGAAGAAACCCGACAGAGCAAATTGGCCGCAGCGAAGAAAAAG TTGAGAGAATATCAGCAGAGGAATAGCCCTGGTGTTCCTACAGGAgcgaaaaagaagaagaaaataaaaaatggcagtAACCCTGAGACAGCCACTTCTGGTGGTTGCCACTCACCTGAGGAT ACACCCAAGGACAATGCTGCTactctacaaccatctgatgaCACCGTGTTACCTGGCGGTGTCCCTTCCCCTGGTGCCAGTCTCACTAGCATGGCGGCATCTCAG AATCATGATGCTGACAATGTCCCTAATCTCATGGATGAAACCAA GACTTTCTCATCAACCGAGAGCCTGCGACAACTCTCCCAACAGCTCAATGGTCTTGTTTGTGAG TCTGCAACATGTGTCAATGGGGAGGGCCCTGCATCGTCTGCTAACCTGAAGGATCTGGAG gaaaagaaagaatgccACCAAAAGCAGGGAGCCCTAAGGGAGCAGTTACAG GTTCACATTCAGACCATAGGGATCCTCGTATCAGAGAAAGCTGAGTTACAGACAGCCCTGGCTCACACTCAGCATGCTGCCAGGCAGAAAGAAG GAGAGTCCGAAGATCTGGCCAGCCGCCTGCAGTATTCCCGGCGGCGTGTGGGAGAGTTGGAGCGGGCTCTCTCTGCTGTCTCCACGCAGCAGAAGAAGGCAGACAGG TACAACAAGGAGTTAACCAAAGAGAGAGACGCCCTCAGGCTGGAGTTATACAAGAACAC CCAAAGCAATGAGGACCTGAAGCAAGAGAAATCAGAATTGGAAGAGAAGCTTCGGGTCCTAGTGACTGAGAAGGCTGGCATGCAGCTTAACTTGGAAGAATTGCAAAAGAAGTTAGAGATGACGGAACTCCTGCTTCAACAG TTTTCAAGCCGGTGTGAAGCCCCTGATGCTAACCAGCAGTTACAGCAGGCCATGGAGGAGCGGGCACAGCTGGAAGCACACCTGGGGCAG gtAATGGAGTCGGTTAGACAACTACAAATGGAGAGAGATAAATATGCGGAGAATCTCAAAGGAGAGAGCGCCATGTGGCGGCAGAGGATGCAGCAGATGTCAGAGCAG GTGCACACATTGAGAGAGGAGAAGGAATGTAGCATGAGTCGGGTACAGGAGCTGGAGACGAGCTTGGCTGAACTGAGGAACCAGATGG CTGAACCCCCGCCCCCAGAGCCCCCAGCAGGGCCCTCCGAGGTGGAGCAGCAGCTACAAGCGGAGGCTGAGCACCTGCGGAAGGAGCTGGAGGGTCTGGCAGGACAGCTTCAAGCCCAGGTGCAAGACAATGAGGGCCTGAGTCGCCTGAACCGGGAGCAGGAGGAGAGGCTGCTGGAGCTGGAGCGGGCGGCCGAGCTCTGGGGGGAGCAGGCGGAGGCGCGCAGGCAAATCCTGGAGACCATGCAGAACGACCGCACTACCATCAGCCGCGCACTCTCCCAGAACCGGGAGCTCAAGGAGCAGCTGGCTGAGCTGCAGAGCGGATTCGTAAAGCTG ACTAATGAGAACATGGAGATCACCAGCGCACTGCAGTCGGAGCAGCACGTCAAGAGGGAGCTGGGAAAGAAGCTGGGCGAGCTGCAGGAGAAGCTGAGCGAGCTGAAGGAAACG GTGGAGCTGAAGAGCCAAGAGGCTCAAAGTCTGCAGCAGCAGCGAGACCAGTACCTGGGACACCTGCAGCAGTATGTGGCCGCCTATCAGCAGCAGGTGGCCACCTATCAGCAGCTGACCTCTGAGAAGGAGGTGCTGCATAATCAGCTACTGCTGCAGACCCAGCTCGTGGACCAGCTGCAGCAGCAGGAAGCTCAGGGCAAAGCGGTGGCCGAGATGGCCCGCCAAGAGTTGCAGGAAACCCAG GAGCGCCTGGAAGCTGTCACCCAGCAGAATCAGCAGCTACGGGCCCAGTTGAGCCTCATGGCTCACCCTGGGGAAG GAGATGGACTGGaccgggaggaggaggaggatgaggaggaggaggaggcggtggCAGTGCCTCAGCCCATGCCAAGCATCCCGGAGGACCTGGAGAGCCGGGAAGCCATG GTGGCATTTTTCAACTCAGCTGTAGCCAGTGCCGAGGAGGAGCAGGCAAGGCTACGTGGGCAGCTGAAGGAGCAAAGGGTGCGCTGCCGGCGCCTGGCTCACCTGCTGGCCTCGGCCCAGAAGGAGCCTgaggcagcagccccagccccagggacCGGGGATGATTCTGTGTGTGGGGAGACCCACCGGGCCCTGCAGGGGGCcatggagaagctgcag AGCCGCTTTATGGAGCTCATGCAGGAGAAGGCAGACCTGAAGGAGAGGGTAGAGGAACTGGAACATCGCTGCATCCAGCTTTCTGGAGAGACAGACACCATTG GAGAGTACATTGCACTGTACCAGAGCCAGAGAGCAGTGCTGAAGGAGCGGCACCGGGAGAAGGAGGAGTACATCAGCAGGCTGGCCCAAGACAAGGAGGAGATGAAG GTGAAGCTGCTGGAGCTGCAGGAGCTGGTCTTACGGCTTGTGGGCGACCGCAACGAGTGGCATGGCAGATTCCTGGCAGCTGCCCAGGACCCTGCTGATGAGCCCGCTTCAGGGGCCCCAGCCCCCCAGGAACTTGGGGCTGCCAACCAGCAGGGTG ATCTTTGCGAGGTGAGCCTCGCCGGCAGTGTGGAGCCTGCCCaaggagaggccagggagggtTCTCCCCGTGACAACCCCACTGCACAGCAGATCATGCAGCTGCTTCGTGAGATGCAGAACCCCCGGGAGCGCCCAGGCTTGGGCAGCAACCcctgcattccttttttttaCCGGGCTGACGAGAATGATGAGGTGAAGATCACTGTCATCTAA
- the GOLGA2 gene encoding golgin subfamily A member 2 isoform X1, with translation MWPQPRLPPRPAMSEETRQSKLAAAKKKLREYQQRNSPGVPTGAKKKKKIKNGSNPETATSGGCHSPEDIQDILKVLVSDLNRSNGVALPPLDKWKTPKDNAATLQPSDDTVLPGGVPSPGASLTSMAASQNHDADNVPNLMDETKTFSSTESLRQLSQQLNGLVCESATCVNGEGPASSANLKDLESRYQQLAVALDSSYVTNKQLNITIEKLKQQNQEITDQLEEEKKECHQKQGALREQLQVHIQTIGILVSEKAELQTALAHTQHAARQKEGESEDLASRLQYSRRRVGELERALSAVSTQQKKADRYNKELTKERDALRLELYKNTQSNEDLKQEKSELEEKLRVLVTEKAGMQLNLEELQKKLEMTELLLQQFSSRCEAPDANQQLQQAMEERAQLEAHLGQVMESVRQLQMERDKYAENLKGESAMWRQRMQQMSEQVHTLREEKECSMSRVQELETSLAELRNQMAEPPPPEPPAGPSEVEQQLQAEAEHLRKELEGLAGQLQAQVQDNEGLSRLNREQEERLLELERAAELWGEQAEARRQILETMQNDRTTISRALSQNRELKEQLAELQSGFVKLTNENMEITSALQSEQHVKRELGKKLGELQEKLSELKETVELKSQEAQSLQQQRDQYLGHLQQYVAAYQQQVATYQQLTSEKEVLHNQLLLQTQLVDQLQQQEAQGKAVAEMARQELQETQERLEAVTQQNQQLRAQLSLMAHPGEGDGLDREEEEDEEEEEAVAVPQPMPSIPEDLESREAMVAFFNSAVASAEEEQARLRGQLKEQRVRCRRLAHLLASAQKEPEAAAPAPGTGDDSVCGETHRALQGAMEKLQSRFMELMQEKADLKERVEELEHRCIQLSGETDTIGEYIALYQSQRAVLKERHREKEEYISRLAQDKEEMKVKLLELQELVLRLVGDRNEWHGRFLAAAQDPADEPASGAPAPQELGAANQQGDLCEVSLAGSVEPAQGEAREGSPRDNPTAQQIMQLLREMQNPRERPGLGSNPCIPFFYRADENDEVKITVI, from the exons ATGTGGCCCCAACCCCGCCTCCCTCCCCGCCCCGCGATGTCGGAAGAAACCCGACAGAGCAAATTGGCCGCAGCGAAGAAAAAG TTGAGAGAATATCAGCAGAGGAATAGCCCTGGTGTTCCTACAGGAgcgaaaaagaagaagaaaataaaaaatggcagtAACCCTGAGACAGCCACTTCTGGTGGTTGCCACTCACCTGAGGAT ATTCAGGACATTCTGAAGGTGCTGGTGTCCGACCTTAACCGTTCCAATGGGGTAGCGCTCCCCCCATTGGACAAGTGGAAG ACACCCAAGGACAATGCTGCTactctacaaccatctgatgaCACCGTGTTACCTGGCGGTGTCCCTTCCCCTGGTGCCAGTCTCACTAGCATGGCGGCATCTCAG AATCATGATGCTGACAATGTCCCTAATCTCATGGATGAAACCAA GACTTTCTCATCAACCGAGAGCCTGCGACAACTCTCCCAACAGCTCAATGGTCTTGTTTGTGAG TCTGCAACATGTGTCAATGGGGAGGGCCCTGCATCGTCTGCTAACCTGAAGGATCTGGAG AGCCGGTACCAACAGCTAGCGGTAGCCCTGGACTCCAGCTAtgtaacaaacaaacaactcaatATCACGATAGAGAAATTG AAACAACAGAACCAAGAAATTACGGATCAGTTGGAAGAA gaaaagaaagaatgccACCAAAAGCAGGGAGCCCTAAGGGAGCAGTTACAG GTTCACATTCAGACCATAGGGATCCTCGTATCAGAGAAAGCTGAGTTACAGACAGCCCTGGCTCACACTCAGCATGCTGCCAGGCAGAAAGAAG GAGAGTCCGAAGATCTGGCCAGCCGCCTGCAGTATTCCCGGCGGCGTGTGGGAGAGTTGGAGCGGGCTCTCTCTGCTGTCTCCACGCAGCAGAAGAAGGCAGACAGG TACAACAAGGAGTTAACCAAAGAGAGAGACGCCCTCAGGCTGGAGTTATACAAGAACAC CCAAAGCAATGAGGACCTGAAGCAAGAGAAATCAGAATTGGAAGAGAAGCTTCGGGTCCTAGTGACTGAGAAGGCTGGCATGCAGCTTAACTTGGAAGAATTGCAAAAGAAGTTAGAGATGACGGAACTCCTGCTTCAACAG TTTTCAAGCCGGTGTGAAGCCCCTGATGCTAACCAGCAGTTACAGCAGGCCATGGAGGAGCGGGCACAGCTGGAAGCACACCTGGGGCAG gtAATGGAGTCGGTTAGACAACTACAAATGGAGAGAGATAAATATGCGGAGAATCTCAAAGGAGAGAGCGCCATGTGGCGGCAGAGGATGCAGCAGATGTCAGAGCAG GTGCACACATTGAGAGAGGAGAAGGAATGTAGCATGAGTCGGGTACAGGAGCTGGAGACGAGCTTGGCTGAACTGAGGAACCAGATGG CTGAACCCCCGCCCCCAGAGCCCCCAGCAGGGCCCTCCGAGGTGGAGCAGCAGCTACAAGCGGAGGCTGAGCACCTGCGGAAGGAGCTGGAGGGTCTGGCAGGACAGCTTCAAGCCCAGGTGCAAGACAATGAGGGCCTGAGTCGCCTGAACCGGGAGCAGGAGGAGAGGCTGCTGGAGCTGGAGCGGGCGGCCGAGCTCTGGGGGGAGCAGGCGGAGGCGCGCAGGCAAATCCTGGAGACCATGCAGAACGACCGCACTACCATCAGCCGCGCACTCTCCCAGAACCGGGAGCTCAAGGAGCAGCTGGCTGAGCTGCAGAGCGGATTCGTAAAGCTG ACTAATGAGAACATGGAGATCACCAGCGCACTGCAGTCGGAGCAGCACGTCAAGAGGGAGCTGGGAAAGAAGCTGGGCGAGCTGCAGGAGAAGCTGAGCGAGCTGAAGGAAACG GTGGAGCTGAAGAGCCAAGAGGCTCAAAGTCTGCAGCAGCAGCGAGACCAGTACCTGGGACACCTGCAGCAGTATGTGGCCGCCTATCAGCAGCAGGTGGCCACCTATCAGCAGCTGACCTCTGAGAAGGAGGTGCTGCATAATCAGCTACTGCTGCAGACCCAGCTCGTGGACCAGCTGCAGCAGCAGGAAGCTCAGGGCAAAGCGGTGGCCGAGATGGCCCGCCAAGAGTTGCAGGAAACCCAG GAGCGCCTGGAAGCTGTCACCCAGCAGAATCAGCAGCTACGGGCCCAGTTGAGCCTCATGGCTCACCCTGGGGAAG GAGATGGACTGGaccgggaggaggaggaggatgaggaggaggaggaggcggtggCAGTGCCTCAGCCCATGCCAAGCATCCCGGAGGACCTGGAGAGCCGGGAAGCCATG GTGGCATTTTTCAACTCAGCTGTAGCCAGTGCCGAGGAGGAGCAGGCAAGGCTACGTGGGCAGCTGAAGGAGCAAAGGGTGCGCTGCCGGCGCCTGGCTCACCTGCTGGCCTCGGCCCAGAAGGAGCCTgaggcagcagccccagccccagggacCGGGGATGATTCTGTGTGTGGGGAGACCCACCGGGCCCTGCAGGGGGCcatggagaagctgcag AGCCGCTTTATGGAGCTCATGCAGGAGAAGGCAGACCTGAAGGAGAGGGTAGAGGAACTGGAACATCGCTGCATCCAGCTTTCTGGAGAGACAGACACCATTG GAGAGTACATTGCACTGTACCAGAGCCAGAGAGCAGTGCTGAAGGAGCGGCACCGGGAGAAGGAGGAGTACATCAGCAGGCTGGCCCAAGACAAGGAGGAGATGAAG GTGAAGCTGCTGGAGCTGCAGGAGCTGGTCTTACGGCTTGTGGGCGACCGCAACGAGTGGCATGGCAGATTCCTGGCAGCTGCCCAGGACCCTGCTGATGAGCCCGCTTCAGGGGCCCCAGCCCCCCAGGAACTTGGGGCTGCCAACCAGCAGGGTG ATCTTTGCGAGGTGAGCCTCGCCGGCAGTGTGGAGCCTGCCCaaggagaggccagggagggtTCTCCCCGTGACAACCCCACTGCACAGCAGATCATGCAGCTGCTTCGTGAGATGCAGAACCCCCGGGAGCGCCCAGGCTTGGGCAGCAACCcctgcattccttttttttaCCGGGCTGACGAGAATGATGAGGTGAAGATCACTGTCATCTAA